In Salinisphaera sp. LB1, one genomic interval encodes:
- a CDS encoding GNAT family N-acetyltransferase, with protein sequence MTAAPHCGHDPIRRAGVSDLDALMALERACFACDAQSRRSMAHLIGRAHGDVRVMDEGGRIVAASVLLYRQGTRVARIYSIAVDPAVRGRGFARRLIDDAEECARAAGCARLSAEARWSNRASRALFAACGFSETERLADYYGHDPGRYEDGVRLVKRLLSGAGPVSP encoded by the coding sequence GTGACCGCAGCGCCGCACTGCGGCCACGATCCGATTCGACGGGCCGGCGTCTCCGATCTGGATGCGCTGATGGCGCTGGAGCGTGCTTGTTTCGCATGCGACGCCCAGTCGCGGCGCAGCATGGCGCATCTGATCGGCCGCGCCCACGGCGACGTGCGCGTCATGGACGAGGGCGGTCGGATCGTGGCGGCGAGCGTATTGCTCTATCGTCAGGGCACGCGGGTGGCCCGCATCTATTCCATCGCGGTCGACCCGGCCGTGCGCGGGCGCGGTTTCGCCCGCCGATTGATCGACGATGCCGAAGAGTGCGCCCGGGCGGCTGGCTGTGCACGCCTGAGTGCCGAAGCGCGGTGGTCCAACCGGGCCTCGCGCGCGCTGTTCGCGGCCTGCGGTTTCAGCGAAACGGAGCGATTGGCCGATTACTACGGGCACGACCCGGGCCGATACGAAGACGGCGTGCGTCTGGTAAAACGTCTGCTATCGGGCGCCGGCCCGGTTTCGCCATAA
- a CDS encoding zinc-dependent alcohol dehydrogenase family protein, with product MTRAVRIHETGHADVLKIEDVTVGEPGEGEVRIKVEAIGLNRAEVMFREGAYLESPNLPAGMGYEGAGVVEAVGPGVSDFAEGDAVAVAPAFSMNAYSMYAESTIVPAYALTARPAGLDAIQSAAVWMAYLTAYGALVEFGQLQAGEAVLIPAASSSVGLAAIQIANHIGATPIAMSRTNAKVEQLKQAGAAHVIVSESQDIAGETMRLTNNAGARIVFDPVAGSTVNDLAAAMSPGGTLFLYGALANQPTPFPLFTALGKALTLRGYTVLEIFADRDAFARGKRFVFDGIAAGTLEPTVDQVFGFDDIVAAHRYMESNQQFGKIVVRVP from the coding sequence ATGACACGAGCCGTACGTATTCACGAAACCGGCCACGCCGATGTTCTGAAGATCGAGGATGTCACCGTCGGCGAACCCGGTGAGGGTGAAGTCCGGATCAAGGTCGAGGCGATCGGCCTCAACCGGGCCGAGGTAATGTTTCGCGAAGGCGCCTATCTGGAGTCGCCGAATCTACCGGCGGGCATGGGCTATGAAGGCGCGGGCGTGGTTGAGGCAGTCGGCCCCGGGGTGAGTGATTTCGCCGAAGGTGACGCCGTGGCAGTGGCGCCGGCGTTTTCCATGAACGCCTACAGCATGTACGCCGAATCCACCATTGTGCCCGCGTATGCGCTCACGGCGCGCCCGGCGGGGCTGGATGCGATCCAGTCCGCCGCGGTCTGGATGGCGTATCTGACCGCCTACGGCGCGTTGGTCGAGTTTGGCCAGCTGCAGGCTGGCGAGGCCGTGCTGATTCCGGCGGCATCGTCCAGCGTCGGACTGGCAGCGATCCAGATCGCCAATCACATCGGCGCCACGCCCATCGCCATGTCGCGTACCAACGCCAAGGTCGAGCAACTCAAGCAGGCCGGGGCGGCGCACGTGATCGTATCGGAATCGCAGGATATCGCCGGCGAGACCATGCGTCTCACCAATAACGCCGGCGCGCGCATCGTGTTCGATCCGGTCGCTGGGTCCACCGTCAACGACCTGGCTGCGGCGATGAGTCCGGGTGGCACGCTGTTCCTGTATGGCGCGCTGGCCAACCAGCCGACGCCGTTTCCGTTGTTCACCGCGCTCGGCAAGGCGTTGACGCTGCGCGGCTACACCGTGCTGGAGATATTCGCCGACCGCGATGCTTTTGCGCGCGGCAAGCGGTTCGTGTTCGACGGCATCGCCGCGGGAACGCTCGAGCCGACGGTGGATCAGGTGTTCGGCTTCGATGACATCGTGGCCGCGCATCGGTACATGGAATCGAATCAGCAGTTCGGCAAGATCGTCGTTCGCGTGCCGTGA
- a CDS encoding ATP-binding protein, translating into MKRWRPRGLAARIIVLTLLALVISQCVSYLSFRSGRQGFIEHMISDYMSQSVISVDHSLRYAKPGHEGDLVRSLSSRPVHFDLVRRPPHCAAHNADSRRYARDFAERLNVSLSRVRVCVGRGLMHSQHGPGRMAVELAFRRDDGRWLDVRQRLPGQIEHWAQASLRNLLITLALMSVAVIFASRRITRPLLDLASAAERYGRGERIRPIRERGSDEIKRTIVEFNRMHERIDRFVAERTRLVAALAHDLRTPITALRLRLEFLPDDDNTRAMNATLADMAHMSEAALTFMREEASAEATRRMDLTALVDAVAEDYRAADAPVRFEPGAPIPLVCRPVAIRRALRNVIDNALAYGEIAELALADSGQQVVIEVADRGPGIGEAEMDKVFDAFVRLETSRNRETGGVGLGLSIARSVIRAHGGDITLANRPEGGLVVRMTLPRARM; encoded by the coding sequence ATGAAGCGCTGGCGGCCGCGCGGGCTGGCCGCGCGCATTATCGTGCTGACGCTGCTGGCGCTTGTGATCTCCCAGTGCGTGAGCTATCTGAGCTTTCGTAGCGGGCGCCAAGGCTTTATCGAACACATGATCAGCGATTACATGAGCCAGTCGGTGATCTCGGTGGACCACAGTCTGCGTTACGCCAAGCCGGGCCACGAGGGCGATCTGGTGCGTTCATTGTCGAGCCGGCCGGTGCACTTCGACCTGGTCCGGCGACCGCCGCATTGTGCCGCCCACAATGCAGACTCGCGTCGTTATGCTCGCGATTTCGCCGAGCGCTTGAACGTGTCGCTATCTCGGGTACGGGTTTGTGTCGGTCGCGGTCTGATGCACAGCCAACACGGCCCGGGACGCATGGCGGTTGAGCTGGCGTTTCGCCGGGACGATGGCCGCTGGCTTGATGTCCGCCAGCGGCTGCCCGGGCAGATCGAACACTGGGCGCAGGCCTCGTTACGCAATCTATTGATCACGCTCGCGCTGATGAGTGTGGCGGTGATATTCGCCAGTCGCCGGATCACGCGGCCGCTACTCGATCTGGCCTCGGCCGCCGAACGCTACGGCCGCGGCGAGCGCATCCGACCCATCCGTGAACGAGGCAGCGACGAGATCAAGCGCACGATTGTTGAATTCAACCGCATGCACGAGCGCATCGATCGTTTTGTGGCTGAGCGCACACGGCTGGTGGCGGCCTTGGCGCACGATTTGCGCACACCGATCACCGCGCTGCGCCTGCGGCTGGAATTCTTGCCCGACGACGACAACACGCGTGCGATGAATGCCACGCTCGCGGATATGGCGCATATGTCGGAGGCTGCGCTCACCTTCATGCGCGAGGAAGCCAGCGCCGAGGCCACGCGGCGCATGGATCTTACCGCGTTGGTGGATGCCGTGGCCGAGGATTATCGCGCCGCTGATGCGCCGGTACGGTTCGAACCGGGCGCGCCGATTCCGTTGGTCTGCCGTCCCGTTGCCATTCGGCGCGCCTTGCGCAACGTGATCGACAATGCGCTGGCCTATGGCGAGATCGCCGAGCTCGCGCTCGCCGACAGCGGGCAGCAGGTCGTCATCGAGGTCGCCGATCGCGGGCCGGGGATCGGCGAGGCCGAGATGGATAAGGTGTTCGATGCCTTCGTGCGCCTGGAAACCTCGCGCAATCGCGAGACCGGCGGGGTCGGTCTCGGGCTGTCGATCGCACGGTCGGTGATCCGTGCCCACGGCGGCGACATCACGCTCGCCAATCGGCCCGAGGGCGGACTCGTGGTGCGCATGACACTGCCGCGCGCGCGGATGTGA
- a CDS encoding response regulator, producing MAEPSPHILVVDDHRDIRDSLSRYLAGHGFRVSAAPDAAAARRQIRDAALDLVILDIMMPGEDGLSLCRWLRETKAIPVILLTAVAEETDRVIGLEMGADDYVTKPFSPRELLARVRAVLRRAASLPTQRDVVDDQIVRFDRWVFHVARQELEDETGLSVALSTGEFRLLLAFVRHPNRVLSREQLLDLTQGREAEVFDRSVDNQVSRLRRKVERDSTRPQLIKTVWGGGYRFTAMVVGQ from the coding sequence ATGGCCGAACCCAGTCCGCATATTCTGGTGGTCGACGATCATCGTGACATCCGCGATTCGCTGAGCCGCTATCTCGCCGGCCACGGGTTCCGCGTGTCGGCGGCCCCCGACGCCGCGGCCGCGCGCCGCCAGATCCGCGATGCCGCGCTCGACCTGGTGATCCTCGACATCATGATGCCGGGCGAGGATGGGCTGTCCCTGTGCCGCTGGCTGCGCGAGACCAAGGCGATTCCCGTGATCCTGCTGACCGCCGTGGCTGAGGAGACCGATCGCGTGATCGGTCTGGAAATGGGCGCCGACGACTATGTCACCAAGCCGTTCTCGCCGCGTGAGCTGTTGGCGCGCGTGCGCGCGGTCCTGCGCCGGGCGGCCTCGTTGCCCACCCAGCGCGACGTGGTCGACGACCAGATCGTGCGTTTCGATCGCTGGGTCTTTCACGTCGCGCGCCAGGAACTCGAGGACGAAACCGGGCTGTCGGTCGCGCTGTCGACGGGCGAATTCCGGCTGTTGCTGGCCTTCGTACGCCACCCGAATCGGGTGCTGTCGCGTGAACAGTTACTGGACCTGACCCAGGGGCGCGAGGCCGAGGTGTTCGATCGCAGCGTGGATAACCAGGTCTCGCGGCTGCGGCGCAAGGTCGAGCGCGATTCGACCCGGCCGCAGCTGATCAAGACGGTCTGGGGCGGCGGTTATCGCTTTACCGCGATGGTCGTCGGCCAATGA
- a CDS encoding EF-hand domain-containing protein: MKKYLTLSLLVAGLSVSAAGFAADNGAADHDPDSQAIFKKLDTNGDGRLTAAEMTRLREVIKQQMFDKLDTNHDGKIEKSEFEAQAKARADHLFAKLDANGDGVISADEMKPPMGRHHMGPPEGDMPPPPPSSHPGNAPGPGDHDHHRRDHHEGHRRSHRGKPSTDEIFAHMDRNNDGYVSAAEWNEAAQHWHHHPHDWHEPDLDQTQGKAD, translated from the coding sequence ATGAAAAAATATTTGACGCTTTCCCTGCTCGTCGCCGGCCTGTCGGTCTCGGCCGCGGGGTTCGCCGCCGACAATGGCGCAGCGGATCACGATCCCGACAGCCAGGCCATCTTCAAAAAACTCGACACCAACGGCGACGGCCGGCTCACGGCTGCCGAGATGACCAGGCTGCGGGAAGTGATCAAGCAACAGATGTTCGACAAGCTCGATACCAATCACGACGGCAAGATCGAGAAAAGCGAATTCGAGGCCCAGGCCAAGGCCCGCGCCGATCACCTATTCGCCAAGCTGGACGCCAACGGCGACGGCGTGATCTCGGCCGACGAGATGAAACCGCCGATGGGCCGCCATCACATGGGCCCGCCGGAAGGCGACATGCCGCCACCCCCGCCCTCCAGCCATCCGGGGAACGCGCCCGGGCCGGGCGATCACGATCATCACCGCCGAGACCACCACGAGGGCCACCGCCGGAGCCATCGGGGCAAGCCCAGCACCGACGAGATCTTTGCCCATATGGACCGCAACAACGACGGCTATGTGTCCGCGGCTGAATGGAATGAGGCCGCCCAGCACTGGCATCATCACCCGCATGACTGGCACGAGCCGGACTTGGATCAGACGCAGGGCAAGGCAGACTGA
- the cynS gene encoding cyanase, translating into MKRAILEAKKAKGMRWSEIAESIGMAPVWTASLALGEASATEEIAEKLCALLDLDAQVAEALQEPPLKGQWLDRTVPTDPMIYRFYEIMAVYGPAVKACVHEEFGDGIMSAIDFMIDVERVPDPKGDRVKITMNGKFLPYVRW; encoded by the coding sequence ATGAAACGAGCCATTCTCGAGGCCAAGAAAGCCAAGGGAATGCGTTGGAGCGAGATTGCCGAGTCCATCGGCATGGCGCCGGTCTGGACCGCATCGCTGGCGCTGGGCGAGGCGTCGGCCACCGAAGAAATCGCCGAAAAATTGTGTGCCCTACTCGATCTCGACGCCCAGGTGGCCGAGGCTTTGCAGGAGCCGCCGCTTAAGGGGCAGTGGCTGGATCGGACGGTACCCACCGATCCCATGATCTATCGTTTCTACGAGATCATGGCGGTTTACGGGCCAGCGGTGAAAGCCTGTGTCCACGAGGAATTCGGCGACGGCATCATGTCGGCAATCGATTTCATGATCGATGTGGAGCGGGTCCCGGACCCCAAGGGCGACCGGGTCAAGATCACCATGAACGGTAAATTCCTGCCCTACGTACGCTGGTAG